The Nitrosopumilus cobalaminigenes genome contains a region encoding:
- a CDS encoding V-type ATP synthase subunit D, giving the protein MSFGQNVAATKIELFKYKKSTQIAVMVQQILDDKRKVLLKNIEEMIQEASKARGGIWDPLQDIYKSVNEAYLALGTNTVDSVAESTPPVMEVDVHVRRVVDVKIPALTVTEKDTKSMPYGFADTNSSIDRAAKQIKELMPKICKAAEYENSIFSLAKALEKTQKLLNALENVIIPQYKDNIRFILSTLEEREREEFAKLKKVKAKMESR; this is encoded by the coding sequence ATGTCATTTGGACAAAACGTTGCAGCAACAAAAATTGAACTTTTCAAATATAAAAAATCTACACAAATAGCTGTAATGGTTCAGCAAATCTTAGATGATAAACGTAAAGTTCTCTTAAAAAATATTGAAGAGATGATTCAAGAAGCATCAAAAGCAAGAGGCGGAATTTGGGATCCTTTACAAGATATTTACAAATCCGTTAATGAGGCATATCTAGCACTAGGTACTAACACTGTTGACTCTGTTGCAGAATCCACTCCACCTGTAATGGAAGTAGATGTTCATGTTAGAAGAGTAGTAGATGTTAAAATTCCAGCACTTACTGTAACTGAAAAAGATACAAAATCAATGCCTTATGGATTTGCAGATACAAATTCTTCAATTGATAGAGCAGCAAAACAAATCAAAGAATTGATGCCAAAAATTTGTAAAGCAGCAGAATATGAAAATTCTATTTTTAGTCTTGCAAAAGCATTAGAAAAGACCCAGAAATTACTAAATGCTCTTGAAAATGTAATTATTCCACAATACAAAGATAATATTCGATTTATTCTATCTACTCTTGAAGAAAGAGAAAGAGAAGAATTCGCAAAGTTAAAAAAAGTAAAGGCAAAGATGGAAAGTAGATAA
- a CDS encoding ammonium transporter gives MNSRNYKYALLLVAAVSITATGAMSQAYAQSVEDGMDGYVKGTSGIYTGNPAECWYDDGEGGMLPCLIDTGDTAWMLTATSMVLLMSPGVGFFYGGLARSKNIVNVLGMTLIVMGLMSVQWVLWGYSLAFGGVDSDANLFMGNLDYVGFNMVSAWAPLGEVGPCADTWSAAYQMNEMKDGDYCSQGWPGTVPHQLFAMFQATFAIITPVLIIGGLIDRIKFSALIVFVLLWGTFVYDPVAHWVWGGGYIGGGSLDLDPDLSPSYALDFAGGTVVHITSGFAALAGALVLGRRLGYGKVPMEPHNIPMVVLGAGILWFGWFGFNAGSEVMVDGITVSAWTVTNTATGMAAVTWVLMSWAHTGKPSVVGAASGAVAGLVAITPASGWVGPMAAIIIGIAAGTICYASIAFKSARKWDDALDVWGVHGMGGLTGAILTGTLASPHVWDTGDGIGAWTGTAEGMEQQAISILGAAISIGYAFGVTIVILKVMDAVWPGGIRVTPKEEEIGLDLAQHGERAYVNE, from the coding sequence ATGAATTCTAGGAACTACAAGTATGCTCTATTACTTGTAGCCGCAGTATCTATCACAGCAACTGGTGCTATGTCTCAGGCATATGCACAAAGTGTTGAAGATGGTATGGACGGATATGTCAAAGGAACCAGTGGAATTTACACTGGCAATCCTGCAGAATGTTGGTATGATGATGGCGAAGGCGGCATGCTACCTTGTCTTATAGACACAGGTGATACAGCATGGATGCTAACAGCAACATCAATGGTACTACTCATGTCACCCGGAGTCGGTTTCTTTTATGGCGGATTAGCCAGATCAAAGAACATCGTCAACGTACTTGGTATGACCCTTATTGTAATGGGTCTAATGTCAGTACAATGGGTTCTATGGGGATACTCACTAGCATTTGGTGGAGTTGATTCTGATGCAAACTTATTCATGGGTAACTTAGACTATGTTGGATTTAACATGGTATCAGCTTGGGCACCATTAGGTGAAGTTGGTCCTTGTGCAGACACATGGTCAGCTGCTTATCAAATGAATGAAATGAAGGACGGCGACTATTGTAGTCAAGGTTGGCCAGGTACAGTACCTCACCAACTCTTTGCAATGTTCCAAGCAACCTTCGCAATCATTACACCAGTTCTAATTATTGGTGGCTTGATTGACAGAATCAAATTCAGCGCATTGATCGTATTCGTACTCTTATGGGGTACCTTCGTTTATGATCCAGTAGCACACTGGGTATGGGGAGGAGGCTACATAGGAGGAGGTTCACTTGACCTCGATCCAGACTTATCGCCATCTTATGCATTAGACTTTGCAGGTGGTACTGTAGTACACATTACTTCAGGATTTGCAGCATTGGCTGGAGCCTTAGTCCTTGGCAGACGTCTTGGATATGGTAAAGTGCCAATGGAACCACACAATATCCCAATGGTAGTCCTCGGAGCAGGAATACTCTGGTTTGGATGGTTTGGTTTCAATGCAGGAAGTGAAGTTATGGTAGACGGCATTACCGTCAGCGCATGGACTGTTACAAATACAGCAACTGGTATGGCTGCAGTCACTTGGGTGCTCATGTCTTGGGCACATACAGGAAAACCAAGTGTCGTAGGAGCTGCATCAGGAGCAGTAGCAGGATTGGTAGCAATCACACCAGCCTCAGGTTGGGTAGGTCCAATGGCTGCGATTATAATCGGTATTGCAGCTGGTACAATTTGTTATGCAAGTATCGCGTTCAAGAGTGCACGCAAATGGGACGACGCATTAGATGTATGGGGAGTACACGGAATGGGTGGTCTAACAGGTGCAATTTTGACTGGTACATTAGCTAGCCCACACGTTTGGGATACTGGAGACGGTATCGGAGCATGGACTGGTACTGCAGAAGGAATGGAACAGCAAGCAATCAGCATCCTTGGTGCTGCAATATCAATAGGCTATGCCTTTGGTGTTACAATTGTAATCCTCAAAGTAATGGATGCCGTATGGCCTGGCGGAATCAGAGTCACTCCTAAAGAAGAGGAGATTGGTCTCGATTTGGCACAGCATGGCGAAAGAGCATACGTTAACGAATAG
- a CDS encoding V-type ATP synthase subunit B, which yields MTAEGGVQYSKIAEIKGPLVVVDDVENAAFDELVEIETTEGERRLGKVLEVGNGKAIVQVFEGTTGLSISGTNAKFVGKVMEMPVSKEVLGRVFDGLGRPKDGLPDPIADKFVDINGEPMNPEQREYPKDFIQTGVSVIDGLMTLVRGQKLPIFSGSGMSHNLLAAQIARQASVVGTQDDFAVVFAAIGVQYSEAEYFRRSLEESGALKRSVLFLNTADDPAIERIITPRVALTVAEYLAFELGMHVLVVITDMTNYAEALREISAAREEVPGRKGYPGYLYTDLSTLYERAGKLNGRKGSVTQVPILSMPSDDITHPIPDLTGYITEGQIVVGRDLFRQGVYPPINILSSLSRLMKDGIGEGSTRDDHSEVSNQVYDAYSRSQEVKALAGIVGKAGLTEIDLKYLELGDTFEKEFLTQATDENRTIEETLALMWKIVSKLPKNEITKIKDKHVEKYYKEE from the coding sequence TTGACAGCAGAAGGCGGAGTTCAATACAGTAAGATTGCAGAAATCAAAGGTCCTCTAGTTGTTGTAGATGATGTAGAAAATGCAGCATTTGATGAACTAGTAGAAATTGAAACTACTGAAGGTGAAAGAAGATTAGGTAAAGTTCTCGAAGTAGGAAATGGTAAAGCCATTGTCCAAGTCTTTGAGGGAACAACTGGATTATCAATCTCTGGAACTAATGCAAAATTTGTAGGTAAAGTTATGGAAATGCCAGTATCTAAAGAAGTACTTGGTAGAGTATTTGATGGACTAGGAAGACCAAAAGATGGACTCCCAGATCCAATTGCTGATAAATTTGTAGACATTAACGGAGAACCAATGAATCCAGAACAACGTGAATATCCAAAAGATTTCATCCAAACTGGTGTATCTGTAATTGATGGATTGATGACTTTAGTTAGAGGACAAAAACTTCCAATCTTTTCAGGTTCTGGTATGTCTCACAATCTTTTGGCAGCACAAATTGCAAGACAAGCAAGTGTTGTTGGAACACAAGATGACTTTGCTGTGGTCTTTGCAGCAATTGGTGTGCAATACAGTGAAGCAGAATATTTCAGACGAAGTCTTGAAGAATCTGGTGCACTCAAAAGAAGTGTTCTATTCTTAAACACTGCAGATGATCCTGCAATTGAAAGAATCATCACTCCGCGTGTGGCATTAACTGTAGCAGAATATTTGGCATTTGAATTAGGAATGCACGTTCTAGTAGTAATCACTGATATGACCAACTATGCAGAGGCACTAAGAGAGATTAGTGCAGCAAGAGAAGAGGTTCCTGGAAGAAAAGGATATCCTGGTTATCTTTACACTGACCTTTCAACACTTTATGAAAGAGCAGGAAAACTTAATGGAAGAAAAGGAAGTGTAACACAAGTTCCAATTCTATCAATGCCATCTGATGATATTACCCACCCAATCCCTGACCTTACTGGTTACATTACTGAGGGACAAATCGTAGTTGGTAGAGATTTGTTCAGACAAGGAGTTTATCCACCAATCAATATTTTGTCAAGTCTTAGTAGATTAATGAAAGACGGGATTGGTGAAGGAAGTACTAGGGATGATCACAGTGAAGTCTCTAACCAAGTTTATGATGCATATTCTAGATCACAAGAAGTAAAAGCACTAGCAGGTATTGTAGGTAAAGCAGGATTAACTGAAATTGACCTCAAATATCTTGAACTAGGTGATACTTTTGAAAAAGAATTCCTTACACAAGCAACCGATGAGAATAGAACTATTGAAGAAACACTTGCTCTCATGTGGAAGATTGTATCAAAATTACCAAAGAATGAGATTACTAAAATCAAAGACAAGCACGTAGAAAAATATTACAAGGAAGAGTAA
- a CDS encoding universal stress protein, whose amino-acid sequence MKKILVPFDGSGYSQKAFEKGLEIAEKFESKLIVMTVLQSKISDSAGISLERLEEIQEEEEDAATAMLKKLEDQANEKNIPFSIKIIHNPSSSDGIVSFADNNNIDLIVIGSHGRTGFRKIVLGSVASGVLEHAKCPVLITKGTE is encoded by the coding sequence TTGAAAAAGATTTTAGTTCCATTTGACGGTTCAGGGTATTCTCAAAAGGCATTTGAGAAAGGACTGGAAATAGCTGAAAAGTTTGAATCAAAACTCATAGTTATGACGGTGTTACAATCAAAAATATCAGACTCTGCAGGAATTTCTCTTGAAAGACTAGAAGAAATTCAGGAAGAGGAGGAAGATGCAGCAACTGCAATGCTAAAGAAACTAGAAGACCAAGCTAATGAAAAAAATATCCCGTTTTCTATAAAAATAATTCACAATCCATCATCTTCAGACGGAATAGTATCTTTTGCTGATAACAACAACATTGATTTGATTGTAATAGGCTCTCATGGCAGAACAGGTTTTAGAAAGATCGTGTTGGGTAGTGTCGCAAGCGGAGTACTTGAACATGCCAAATGTCCTGTTTTAATTACCAAAGGAACAGAATAA
- the pyrI gene encoding aspartate carbamoyltransferase regulatory subunit translates to MEQSDLMVRRIKEGTVIDHIDEGKGLQVLNALRIDGKDGSLITIALNVPSGKFKKKDIIKVENKFLKDDDTNKLAVIAPTATINMIKEYKLVEKRRVALPNEIDRIFRCSNPDCITNSTEHIESVMDVIDKGGRVLKCRYCARVLDVNELKYN, encoded by the coding sequence ATGGAACAGTCCGACCTTATGGTTCGACGAATAAAGGAAGGTACTGTAATTGACCATATAGACGAAGGAAAGGGTCTACAGGTTCTCAATGCATTAAGAATTGATGGAAAAGATGGCAGTCTAATCACCATTGCTCTAAATGTACCAAGTGGAAAATTTAAGAAAAAAGATATCATCAAAGTCGAAAACAAGTTTCTAAAAGATGATGATACCAACAAACTAGCAGTTATTGCACCAACTGCAACAATCAACATGATAAAAGAATACAAGCTTGTTGAGAAGAGAAGAGTAGCATTACCTAATGAAATTGATAGAATTTTTAGATGTTCCAACCCTGATTGTATTACAAACAGTACAGAACACATTGAATCTGTAATGGATGTAATTGACAAGGGAGGGAGAGTACTCAAATGCAGATATTGTGCAAGGGTATTGGATGTTAACGAGCTAAAATATAATTAA
- a CDS encoding sulfurtransferase, with the protein MLISTTELNSILNDPNVIIADTRSFKEYSEGHIPGSVHLDLFAFHWIDTTEKGIENFNNQTRNLLSFLGVTPEKKVIFYDSVSGMLAARGVWMLMYFSHQNVLMLDGGITKWKKENLSLETKPNGFKPSTFSGKINPDIISGFENIRDNLDNLKILDARSPGEYDGTTIRAAQSGHIPKSINIDWNQNLNEDGTFKNDDELSQMYDFPKDSEIVTYCQGAYRAANSFLVLKKLGFENVRVYLGSWGEWGNRLDLPVEK; encoded by the coding sequence ATGTTAATCTCTACGACTGAATTGAATTCTATTCTAAATGATCCTAATGTCATAATAGCTGATACTCGTTCTTTCAAAGAATATTCTGAAGGTCATATTCCAGGATCTGTTCATTTGGATCTATTTGCATTTCATTGGATTGATACCACTGAAAAGGGAATTGAAAATTTCAATAATCAAACACGAAACCTACTTTCATTTCTTGGAGTGACCCCAGAAAAGAAAGTTATCTTTTATGATTCAGTTTCTGGAATGCTTGCCGCAAGAGGTGTTTGGATGTTGATGTATTTTTCACATCAAAATGTCTTGATGTTAGATGGAGGAATTACAAAATGGAAAAAAGAGAATCTTTCTCTAGAGACAAAACCCAATGGTTTCAAACCCTCTACATTTTCAGGAAAAATCAATCCAGATATAATTTCAGGATTTGAAAATATTAGAGATAATCTAGATAATTTGAAAATCCTTGATGCTCGTTCTCCTGGAGAATATGACGGAACTACAATTCGTGCTGCACAATCTGGCCATATTCCAAAATCCATCAATATTGATTGGAATCAAAATCTCAACGAGGATGGTACTTTCAAAAATGATGATGAATTATCTCAAATGTATGATTTCCCAAAAGATTCTGAAATAGTCACTTATTGCCAGGGGGCATATAGAGCTGCAAATTCCTTTTTGGTTTTGAAAAAATTGGGATTTGAAAATGTTAGAGTTTATCTTGGCTCTTGGGGAGAATGGGGAAATAGATTGGATTTACCTGTAGAGAAATAA
- a CDS encoding V-type ATP synthase subunit E: MDKWHPLANIALEQTIDKILLQTEKEIESSIDSALSDSNQTLDDAIPKLEQEYDKIIADGKKEADKIEKQIIGSADIEARNKQLLALEESVDKVFVKALDEIANTDRSGDYTNLIKSLLDESTKILGTTEVLVSTNSKDRDVVQSALSGFPGSELSSDTIQCIGGVIIKSKDGAMTFDNTLDARIERLKPLIRKDIAAKFGVNN, translated from the coding sequence ATGGATAAATGGCACCCATTGGCAAATATTGCTTTAGAACAAACTATTGATAAAATCCTTCTTCAAACTGAAAAAGAGATTGAATCAAGTATAGATTCTGCATTATCTGACTCAAATCAAACCCTTGATGATGCTATTCCTAAACTAGAGCAAGAATATGATAAAATCATTGCAGATGGCAAGAAAGAAGCAGATAAAATTGAAAAACAGATTATTGGTAGTGCTGATATTGAAGCCAGAAATAAGCAACTTTTGGCTTTGGAGGAGTCCGTAGATAAGGTCTTTGTTAAAGCATTAGATGAAATTGCAAACACTGATCGCAGCGGTGATTATACTAATCTCATTAAATCATTATTAGATGAATCAACTAAAATTTTAGGTACAACTGAAGTTCTAGTCTCTACAAATTCTAAAGATCGTGATGTTGTTCAATCCGCATTATCTGGATTTCCTGGATCTGAATTATCATCTGATACCATTCAATGTATTGGTGGTGTAATTATCAAATCTAAGGATGGAGCAATGACATTTGATAATACTCTTGATGCAAGAATTGAGCGGTTGAAGCCTTTAATTAGGAAGGATATTGCAGCAAAATTCGGAGTGAATAATTAG
- a CDS encoding V-type ATP synthase subunit I produces MVVADLKLGSLILPRSDSPRAISRLTEFEWFHKIDTENDIVTPEIDDLLLDAQQTYQSIDDVVKGLGIPPMVGILEIMFKGTTIKKKDYEIDEIESMVEDLKKRTPIIIDESSKLLEEQATTKRSLEEYTSLKETLEIAKKLNIDLSGFGLMKYFYTNLFVINSADFEEISRALEGITFYKYDLASKEKAAILVISSISDSDKTLKVLRGFNANPFVIPEGISQVPSEAYALAESKIKELTEKQKVNAKQIAKITKKIRRDILAIHEEAQVAKDVLETVRKPGGTKHFAVIQGFIPSKMEEKFKNSTKQWMTVVEDITDPKLKEQIPTLFDNKKFVKTFEVITESQGIPKHGEADPTPMIALMWPIFYGLMFADMGHGLLLMGMGLLFKFKGQGTLSRWGMLIAISGASAAIAGVGAGEAFGFHLDHMGPLEGLLEEGGALHSVSWIVGILSVAELTFEQVINILKVSLFIGIVHLVWAMILRVKRLAVEGHKFVMFMEAIPNITLYGGIVVIMMCAIGANYDVMNMYSKVHTEAVPWVTIFLGEWAEVWIITRIAVVIIIASMVMMMVGGVMHAKKHPEDGGSAANVVMEVFLGKTVESLAHTISYARLGIMLLVHAALLMTVNNAFQSLGGAESGAAMAMIIGGNLGIMMIEGLIVYIQSLRLHLYEFFTKWYDGGAQPFRQIRPELIYNQFIWKKK; encoded by the coding sequence TTGGTAGTAGCCGATCTAAAGCTTGGAAGTTTAATTTTACCAAGAAGTGACTCTCCAAGAGCGATTTCGAGATTAACTGAATTTGAATGGTTTCATAAAATTGATACTGAAAATGACATAGTCACACCAGAAATTGATGATTTGTTATTGGATGCTCAACAAACTTACCAATCTATTGATGATGTGGTAAAAGGACTAGGCATTCCCCCAATGGTTGGAATATTAGAGATAATGTTCAAAGGCACTACTATCAAGAAAAAAGATTATGAAATAGATGAAATAGAAAGCATGGTAGAAGACCTTAAAAAAAGAACACCAATAATTATTGATGAATCATCTAAACTTTTAGAAGAACAAGCAACAACAAAACGCTCACTTGAAGAATATACATCATTAAAAGAAACTCTAGAAATTGCCAAGAAACTAAACATTGATCTTTCAGGATTTGGATTGATGAAGTATTTTTATACAAATCTTTTTGTCATAAACTCTGCTGACTTTGAAGAAATTAGTAGAGCATTAGAAGGGATTACATTTTACAAATATGATTTAGCAAGTAAAGAGAAAGCAGCAATTCTTGTAATTTCTAGCATATCTGATTCTGACAAAACACTCAAAGTACTAAGAGGGTTTAATGCAAATCCATTTGTAATTCCTGAAGGAATATCTCAAGTTCCATCTGAAGCATATGCATTAGCAGAGTCAAAAATTAAAGAGTTGACTGAGAAACAGAAAGTAAATGCAAAACAAATTGCAAAGATTACAAAAAAGATTAGACGTGATATTTTAGCAATTCATGAAGAAGCACAAGTAGCAAAAGATGTTCTTGAAACAGTTAGAAAACCAGGTGGAACAAAGCACTTTGCAGTAATTCAAGGATTTATTCCATCTAAAATGGAGGAAAAATTCAAGAATTCAACCAAACAATGGATGACAGTAGTTGAAGACATTACTGATCCAAAATTAAAAGAACAAATTCCAACATTATTTGATAATAAAAAATTCGTAAAAACTTTTGAAGTAATTACAGAAAGTCAAGGTATTCCAAAGCACGGGGAAGCAGATCCAACTCCAATGATTGCTTTAATGTGGCCAATTTTCTATGGGCTAATGTTTGCAGATATGGGCCACGGTCTATTATTGATGGGAATGGGATTATTATTCAAATTCAAAGGTCAAGGTACCCTTTCAAGATGGGGAATGCTGATTGCAATCTCTGGAGCTTCAGCTGCAATAGCAGGAGTTGGTGCAGGTGAGGCATTTGGATTCCATCTAGATCATATGGGACCATTAGAAGGCTTGTTGGAAGAAGGCGGAGCACTACATTCAGTTAGTTGGATTGTAGGTATTCTTAGTGTAGCAGAATTAACATTTGAACAAGTCATCAACATTCTCAAAGTTTCATTATTCATAGGAATTGTTCATTTGGTTTGGGCAATGATTCTAAGAGTAAAAAGATTAGCTGTAGAAGGTCACAAGTTTGTTATGTTTATGGAAGCAATTCCTAACATCACACTTTATGGTGGAATTGTTGTTATCATGATGTGTGCAATTGGAGCAAATTATGATGTGATGAACATGTATTCTAAAGTTCATACCGAAGCAGTTCCTTGGGTTACAATTTTCTTAGGAGAATGGGCCGAAGTATGGATCATTACAAGAATTGCAGTTGTAATAATTATTGCATCAATGGTCATGATGATGGTTGGTGGCGTAATGCATGCTAAGAAACATCCTGAAGATGGAGGTTCGGCGGCAAATGTAGTCATGGAAGTATTTCTTGGAAAGACAGTTGAAAGTTTAGCACATACAATTAGTTATGCTCGATTAGGAATTATGTTACTTGTACATGCAGCGTTACTCATGACAGTCAACAATGCATTTCAATCACTTGGGGGTGCAGAATCAGGAGCAGCAATGGCAATGATTATTGGAGGTAACTTGGGAATTATGATGATTGAAGGATTAATTGTATACATTCAATCTCTCAGATTGCACTTGTACGAGTTCTTTACCAAATGGTATGATGGTGGAGCACAACCATTTAGACAAATTAGACCAGAATTGATTTACAATCAATTTATTTGGAAAAAGAAATAG
- a CDS encoding ATP synthase subunit C, translating into MKPIVLLLLAAAVISVIGSTGVAYAAEGDAAGSSDSFKILGAGLAFGLAAFGAGIGLGQVGAAGLAVISENPALQSKVFIFVGMVESIAIYGIVMMFIILGQ; encoded by the coding sequence ATGAAACCTATCGTTTTACTACTTTTGGCAGCAGCAGTAATATCCGTAATTGGATCTACTGGAGTCGCATATGCTGCAGAAGGCGATGCAGCAGGAAGTTCTGATTCATTCAAAATTCTTGGTGCAGGATTAGCTTTCGGTCTAGCAGCATTTGGTGCAGGTATTGGTCTTGGCCAAGTAGGTGCAGCAGGACTTGCAGTAATTAGTGAAAACCCAGCACTACAGTCAAAAGTATTCATCTTCGTAGGTATGGTTGAATCCATTGCAATCTACGGTATAGTTATGATGTTTATCATCTTAGGACAATAG
- a CDS encoding V-type ATP synthase subunit A, translating into MAAQGRIVWVSGPAVRADGMSDAKMYETVTVGNSKLVGEVIRLTGDVAFIQVYESTSGLKPGEPVVGTGNPLSVLLGPGIIGQLYDGIQRPLRELSKASGSFIGRGITTSAVDMTKKYHFVPTASNGDEVAAGNIIGTVQETDLIEHSIMLPPDHKGGKLSNLVSEGDYDLETVLATTEKDGQSVDVKMYHKWPVRKPRPYNKRHDPTVPLLTGQRVIDTFFPIAKGGTGSIPGAFGTGKTVTLHQIAKWADSQVVVYIGCGERGNEMTEVLVEFPHLKDPRSGKPLMDRTVLVANTSNMPVAAREASIYTGVTIAEYYRDMGKDVVLVADSTSRWAESLREMSGRLEEMPAEEGYPSYLASRLAEFYERAGRVQASGSPDRNGSVTLIGAVSPSGGDFTEPVTTHTMRFIKTFWALDAKLAYSRHYPSINWMNSYSGYLADIAKWWSENISEDWFNIRSETYGILQREDTLKEIVRLLGPEALPDEEKLILEVARMVKIGLLQQNSFDDVDTYCSPEKQFKLMKLLVDFYNKGQLALKEGAALSDIRELGVVSSLLKARMDIKDDEMPKLEQLDKDMQEQFKSISGVKVSH; encoded by the coding sequence ATGGCAGCTCAAGGTAGAATTGTTTGGGTAAGTGGCCCAGCTGTAAGAGCAGACGGTATGTCTGATGCAAAAATGTATGAGACTGTAACTGTAGGAAATTCAAAATTAGTAGGTGAAGTAATTCGACTTACTGGAGATGTAGCATTTATTCAAGTATACGAATCAACCAGTGGATTAAAACCAGGTGAGCCTGTAGTAGGTACTGGAAACCCACTTAGTGTATTATTAGGTCCAGGAATTATTGGACAACTTTATGATGGAATTCAAAGACCACTAAGAGAATTATCTAAAGCATCTGGTTCTTTCATTGGAAGGGGTATCACAACATCTGCTGTAGATATGACAAAAAAATATCACTTTGTTCCAACTGCAAGTAATGGAGATGAAGTTGCAGCAGGAAATATTATCGGAACTGTTCAAGAAACTGATCTTATCGAACACTCTATTATGTTACCACCAGACCATAAAGGTGGAAAACTTTCAAACCTTGTATCAGAAGGAGATTATGATTTAGAAACTGTACTAGCTACTACTGAAAAAGATGGACAATCAGTCGATGTTAAAATGTATCACAAATGGCCAGTACGAAAACCACGTCCTTACAATAAGAGACACGATCCAACTGTACCGCTCTTAACTGGACAACGTGTTATTGACACATTCTTCCCAATTGCAAAAGGTGGAACTGGTTCAATTCCCGGAGCCTTTGGAACAGGAAAGACTGTTACATTACACCAAATTGCAAAATGGGCTGATTCTCAAGTTGTTGTTTACATTGGTTGTGGTGAAAGAGGAAACGAAATGACAGAAGTTTTAGTTGAATTCCCACATCTTAAAGATCCACGTAGTGGAAAACCACTTATGGATAGAACTGTCCTTGTTGCAAATACCAGTAACATGCCAGTAGCAGCAAGAGAAGCAAGTATCTACACTGGTGTCACAATTGCAGAATATTACAGAGATATGGGTAAAGACGTTGTACTTGTTGCAGATTCTACAAGTAGATGGGCTGAATCACTCAGAGAAATGAGTGGTAGATTAGAAGAGATGCCTGCAGAAGAAGGTTATCCATCATATTTAGCATCTAGATTGGCAGAATTTTATGAAAGAGCAGGTCGTGTCCAGGCATCTGGTAGTCCAGACCGTAACGGTTCAGTTACTTTGATTGGTGCTGTATCTCCATCTGGTGGTGACTTTACAGAGCCAGTTACAACTCACACAATGAGATTTATCAAAACCTTTTGGGCTTTGGATGCAAAACTTGCATACTCTAGACACTATCCATCAATTAACTGGATGAACAGCTATTCTGGTTATCTTGCAGATATTGCAAAATGGTGGAGTGAAAACATTAGTGAAGATTGGTTTAACATTAGAAGTGAAACTTATGGTATTCTACAAAGAGAAGACACACTAAAAGAAATTGTCAGACTCTTAGGTCCTGAAGCATTACCTGATGAAGAAAAATTAATTCTTGAGGTTGCAAGAATGGTAAAGATTGGTTTGCTACAACAAAACTCATTTGATGATGTCGATACTTATTGTAGTCCAGAAAAACAATTCAAATTAATGAAATTATTAGTTGACTTTTACAACAAAGGACAACTAGCACTCAAAGAGGGTGCAGCATTATCTGACATTCGTGAACTTGGTGTAGTAAGCAGTTTACTTAAAGCAAGAATGGATATCAAAGATGATGAGATGCCAAAACTTGAACAATTAGATAAAGATATGCAAGAACAATTCAAATCAATTTCAGGAGTGAAAGTATCACATTGA